A region of Thermovibrio ammonificans HB-1 DNA encodes the following proteins:
- a CDS encoding phosphoglycerate kinase produces MFNKMTLRDVPPEKLKGRKVFVRVDFNVPIEDGVITNDKRIRAALPTINYLLDHGAKVVLCSHLDRPKGWDPKLSLKPVAERLSRLLEKEVKFVPDCIGEVAKEAVDSLEPGEVALLENVRFYPGETKNDPEFARQLAELAEIYVNDAFGTAHRKHASTYGITQFVELAVAGFLLEKEIKYLQKALENPERPLVLIIGGSKVSGKLEVIENLLTKVDKMLVGGGMAYTFLKAMGYQVGKSLVEDDLIPTAKRIMEEADQRGVKFYVPVDSNNADQFSETAHTKLTTYKEIPEDMMGLDIGPATVELFKEALSDAKTILWNGPMGVFEMEKFRFGTMAIGKIVAEHKEALRIVGGGDSVAAIEMLGLEHEIDHVSTGGGAFLQFLAGKELPAIVALTDKPAG; encoded by the coding sequence ATGTTTAACAAGATGACCCTGCGGGACGTTCCACCCGAGAAGCTGAAAGGGAGGAAGGTGTTCGTAAGGGTCGACTTTAACGTCCCGATAGAGGACGGCGTTATAACCAACGACAAGCGCATCAGGGCGGCCCTGCCCACCATAAACTACCTGCTTGACCACGGTGCGAAAGTTGTACTCTGCTCCCACCTCGACAGGCCGAAAGGTTGGGACCCGAAGCTCTCCCTCAAGCCCGTTGCGGAGAGGCTCTCGAGGCTCCTTGAAAAGGAGGTGAAGTTCGTCCCCGACTGCATCGGCGAAGTTGCCAAGGAGGCCGTTGACTCTCTTGAGCCGGGCGAAGTTGCCCTCCTGGAGAACGTGAGGTTTTACCCGGGAGAGACCAAGAACGACCCTGAGTTTGCCCGTCAGCTGGCCGAGCTTGCCGAAATCTACGTTAACGATGCCTTCGGGACGGCCCACAGGAAACACGCCTCCACCTACGGTATCACTCAGTTCGTTGAGCTTGCGGTTGCAGGCTTTCTGCTTGAAAAGGAGATAAAGTACCTTCAGAAGGCCCTCGAGAACCCCGAAAGACCTCTCGTTCTCATAATCGGAGGCTCGAAAGTTTCCGGTAAGCTGGAGGTTATAGAGAACCTCCTTACAAAAGTGGATAAGATGCTGGTGGGCGGCGGTATGGCCTACACTTTCCTCAAGGCTATGGGCTACCAGGTGGGTAAGTCCCTCGTTGAAGACGACCTTATCCCCACCGCCAAGAGGATTATGGAGGAGGCCGACCAGAGGGGCGTTAAGTTCTACGTTCCTGTAGACAGCAACAACGCCGACCAGTTCTCAGAGACCGCCCACACCAAGCTTACGACCTACAAGGAGATTCCCGAGGATATGATGGGTCTGGATATAGGGCCGGCCACCGTTGAGCTTTTCAAAGAGGCCCTCTCCGACGCCAAGACTATACTCTGGAATGGCCCTATGGGCGTTTTTGAGATGGAGAAGTTCCGCTTCGGCACAATGGCTATAGGGAAGATAGTTGCCGAGCATAAAGAGGCCCTGAGGATTGTAGGTGGTGGCGATAGCGTTGCCGCCATAGAGATGCTCGGCCTTGAGCACGAGATAGACCACGTTTCCACAGGCGGCGGAGCCTTCCTTCAGTTCCTTGCAGGTAAAGAGCTTCCCGCCATAGTGGCCCTTACCGATAAGCCGGCCGGTTAA
- a CDS encoding LysM peptidoglycan-binding domain-containing protein, producing the protein MVKRALLACLVTAQAAYGAVYQINIVKEKKPKEEKPSSFIIYKVKPGDTLSEILKMFNIPLRLLYEVARLNHIKNPNVIYVGQKIKLPGESPAPKRQKGNLSEGEVLSILKRFGAKVEQRGYLFVGGYRVPLSRYPKVTVNQSSFILDFDNSLKPKVKSELRQIGFSVLGGSNISQAVKAALSKNFAELQENGTLILGVKDLLTYHYDFMGIDRFSGLRTVINLKADTPPPLERLLNAYDIALVQPKWKKLDTKEGNGKLKILTGEGIEKLAALVKLVSGEKGEVTDKGLKLPKSQVYVVYDFVTPEERVKLQLQGFKVVVLSGNFLKDSQRILSLIPVANKPVKLVLYEPPGTKGKRSTFEIEGLLISAPKRDWFMVDSVDKPEEIPYLRYRGVNLIIY; encoded by the coding sequence ATGGTTAAAAGAGCTCTCTTAGCCTGTCTGGTTACCGCCCAGGCCGCCTACGGCGCCGTTTACCAGATAAATATAGTGAAGGAGAAAAAGCCCAAAGAGGAAAAGCCCAGCAGCTTCATAATCTACAAGGTGAAGCCCGGAGACACCCTATCGGAAATCCTGAAGATGTTCAACATCCCCTTACGGCTCCTGTACGAGGTGGCAAGGTTAAACCACATAAAGAACCCGAACGTAATCTACGTGGGCCAGAAGATTAAGCTCCCCGGAGAGAGCCCGGCGCCCAAGCGGCAGAAAGGGAACCTGTCGGAGGGAGAGGTCCTCAGCATACTGAAGCGGTTCGGCGCAAAGGTTGAGCAGCGGGGTTACCTGTTCGTAGGGGGCTACAGAGTCCCCCTCTCCCGCTACCCGAAGGTAACAGTCAACCAGAGCTCATTTATCCTTGACTTCGACAACTCCCTTAAACCCAAGGTGAAAAGTGAGCTCCGCCAGATAGGTTTCTCCGTTTTGGGGGGGAGCAACATCTCCCAGGCGGTAAAGGCAGCCCTCAGCAAGAACTTTGCCGAGCTTCAAGAGAACGGCACCCTGATACTCGGAGTAAAAGACCTGCTCACCTACCACTACGACTTTATGGGAATAGACCGGTTCTCGGGCCTTCGAACGGTTATAAACCTAAAGGCCGACACGCCGCCGCCCCTGGAAAGGCTCTTAAACGCCTACGACATAGCGCTGGTTCAGCCAAAGTGGAAAAAGCTCGACACAAAAGAGGGGAACGGAAAGCTGAAGATACTAACCGGCGAGGGAATAGAGAAGCTGGCTGCCCTGGTAAAGCTGGTAAGCGGCGAGAAGGGAGAGGTAACCGACAAAGGGCTGAAACTGCCCAAGAGCCAAGTGTACGTAGTTTACGACTTTGTAACGCCCGAAGAGCGGGTAAAACTACAGCTTCAGGGATTCAAAGTGGTCGTTCTCAGCGGAAATTTCCTTAAAGACTCCCAGCGCATTCTCTCGCTCATACCCGTTGCAAACAAACCGGTGAAGCTTGTCCTGTACGAGCCGCCAGGAACAAAAGGTAAACGCTCAACCTTCGAGATAGAAGGGCTCCTGATATCGGCACCCAAAAGGGACTGGTTCATGGTAGATTCGGTAGACAAGCCCGAGGAAATCCCCTACCTCCGCTACAGGGGAGTGAATTTGATAATCTACTAA
- the trmFO gene encoding FADH(2)-oxidizing methylenetetrahydrofolate--tRNA-(uracil(54)-C(5))-methyltransferase TrmFO — MEKEKVINVIGGGLAGVETAWRAANEGSKVRLFEMRPEKTTPAHRTDKLAELVCSNTLGGKEITTPRGLLKAEMELLNSLVVEAAKKTAVPAGGALAVDREKFADYITEKIETHPNIEVIRQEVTQLPEEGITVVATGPLTSDTFSRFLREYLGEEELHFYDAISPIVYADTIDYTKCFWGSRYGKGGDDYLNCPMTKEEYEKFYNALMEAEKVPLKEFEKACYFEGCMPIEEMAERGKETLLFGPLKPVGLIDPRTGKQPHAVVQLRKENREGTLLNLVGFQTKLKYPEQKRVFRLIPGLENAEFARYGSIHRNTFINSPKLLLPTLQLKKNPKVLFAGQITGVEGYPESAATGIVAGLNASRIANNKEPVVPPRETMIGGLLRYITEADPKRFQPMNANFGLLPPPERRIKGKLERRKYLANRALEVMRRWLKELS, encoded by the coding sequence ATGGAAAAAGAGAAGGTAATCAACGTAATCGGCGGGGGCCTTGCGGGCGTAGAGACCGCATGGCGCGCGGCAAACGAAGGCAGCAAAGTCCGCCTATTTGAGATGCGGCCCGAGAAAACCACCCCTGCCCACAGAACCGATAAGCTGGCAGAGCTTGTATGTTCTAACACCTTAGGCGGCAAAGAGATAACCACACCCAGAGGGCTCCTAAAGGCGGAAATGGAGCTCCTGAACTCCCTGGTTGTTGAAGCGGCAAAGAAAACGGCGGTTCCTGCAGGAGGAGCCCTGGCAGTAGACAGGGAGAAATTCGCAGACTACATAACCGAGAAAATAGAGACCCACCCCAACATAGAGGTAATCAGACAGGAAGTGACCCAACTCCCGGAAGAGGGGATAACAGTTGTTGCAACGGGACCGCTAACCTCCGATACTTTTTCCCGGTTCCTCAGAGAGTACCTGGGAGAGGAGGAGCTTCACTTCTACGACGCCATATCCCCCATAGTTTACGCCGACACTATAGACTACACCAAGTGCTTCTGGGGCTCCCGTTACGGCAAAGGCGGAGACGACTACCTAAACTGCCCGATGACAAAAGAGGAGTACGAAAAGTTCTACAACGCCCTGATGGAAGCGGAGAAAGTTCCGCTGAAAGAGTTTGAGAAGGCCTGCTACTTTGAAGGGTGCATGCCCATAGAGGAGATGGCCGAAAGGGGGAAGGAGACCCTGCTGTTCGGCCCCTTAAAACCCGTAGGCCTCATAGACCCCAGAACGGGGAAACAGCCCCACGCCGTTGTTCAGCTCCGGAAAGAGAACAGAGAAGGAACCCTTTTGAACCTTGTGGGATTCCAAACGAAGCTCAAATACCCCGAACAGAAAAGGGTCTTCAGGCTCATTCCCGGCCTTGAGAACGCAGAGTTTGCCCGGTACGGAAGCATCCACAGAAACACGTTCATAAACTCGCCCAAACTGCTACTTCCCACCCTACAGCTGAAGAAAAACCCGAAAGTGCTCTTTGCGGGTCAGATTACGGGAGTTGAAGGCTACCCCGAGTCGGCCGCCACCGGGATAGTGGCAGGCCTGAACGCCTCCAGAATTGCCAATAACAAAGAGCCCGTTGTCCCTCCGAGGGAAACGATGATAGGAGGGCTCCTGCGCTACATAACAGAGGCCGACCCAAAAAGGTTCCAGCCGATGAACGCAAACTTTGGCCTTTTACCTCCCCCTGAACGGCGGATAAAAGGTAAACTTGAGCGGAGGAAATACCTGGCCAACCGGGCACTCGAGGTGATGAGGAGATGGTTAAAAGAGCTCTCTTAG
- the rfaE2 gene encoding D-glycero-beta-D-manno-heptose 1-phosphate adenylyltransferase has protein sequence MGLVEGLDRLRELSERLKSEGKRVVFTNGCFDILHAGHVDYLERAKSLGDVLIVGVNSDVSVRKIKGDKRPIVPEEMRVRVLLGLKAVDYVVLFDEENPLKVIEAVRPNVLVKGADWPLEKIVGREFADEVVRIPFRFDISTSKIVERVVERYCGGEAPLG, from the coding sequence GTGGGACTTGTTGAAGGGCTCGATAGGCTCAGGGAGCTCTCTGAGCGGCTGAAGAGTGAAGGGAAGAGGGTTGTGTTTACGAACGGCTGTTTCGATATTCTCCACGCCGGTCACGTTGACTACCTTGAGAGGGCAAAGTCCCTGGGGGACGTTCTCATAGTAGGGGTGAACAGCGATGTTTCCGTAAGGAAGATAAAGGGCGATAAAAGGCCCATAGTCCCTGAGGAGATGAGGGTAAGGGTTCTGCTGGGGCTGAAGGCTGTTGACTACGTGGTCCTCTTTGACGAGGAGAATCCTTTGAAGGTGATAGAGGCGGTGAGGCCCAACGTTTTGGTTAAGGGGGCAGATTGGCCCCTTGAGAAGATTGTAGGCAGGGAGTTTGCAGATGAGGTTGTGAGGATTCCCTTCAGGTTTGATATCTCAACCTCTAAGATTGTAGAGAGGGTGGTTGAGCGTTACTGTGGGGGTGAAGCTCCTTTGGGATAA
- a CDS encoding HD domain-containing protein produces the protein MERYKLLMDPVYDEFILVERGSPVEKALKSSLLQRLRYIRQLGPCYLVYPGAEHTRFQHSLGVMWLVRKTLNFLKLKGFSPEPLTENALLLAGLLHDLGHSPFSHALEGVIVPESHEKITVEAFKLLAQEVGLERELTEEVLSIFTKSHSQPYTYQLISSQLDCDRLDYLKRDAFYTGVSFGRIEVNRILISAIVEGGELLWSYKGFNALESYVMSRYQMYWAVYFHKVNIAAQVLLEKIVKRMRELLLAGEKLCCDPQLARTLREGDTENLLRLTDGNVVVSIYNCQNSKDPILSDLSKRFIKRELFKTVEVKPSRLIELREAVERAGYNPEYYFEVVEPSKVAYSYYSPESEQLIKVKLEEGVAELSTVAPTDAVKALSRKVSKTYAVIPKELHPHSNAQPPSLQS, from the coding sequence GTGGAGAGGTATAAACTGCTGATGGACCCCGTTTACGACGAGTTCATACTCGTCGAACGGGGCTCTCCGGTTGAAAAGGCCCTGAAGAGCTCCCTCCTTCAGCGGCTCCGCTACATCAGACAGCTCGGCCCCTGCTACCTGGTCTATCCCGGAGCCGAACACACCCGGTTTCAGCACTCCCTCGGGGTTATGTGGCTCGTCAGGAAAACCCTGAACTTCCTCAAGCTTAAAGGCTTCTCGCCGGAACCGCTAACCGAAAACGCCCTGCTCCTTGCAGGCCTGCTACACGACCTCGGCCACTCCCCCTTCTCCCACGCCCTCGAAGGGGTAATAGTTCCAGAGAGCCACGAGAAGATAACGGTAGAGGCCTTTAAACTTCTGGCCCAGGAGGTGGGGCTCGAAAGGGAACTGACAGAGGAGGTCCTCTCCATCTTCACAAAGAGCCACAGCCAGCCGTACACCTACCAGCTGATATCGAGCCAGCTGGACTGCGACAGGCTGGACTACCTGAAAAGGGACGCCTTTTACACCGGCGTTTCCTTCGGCAGGATAGAGGTTAACAGGATACTCATCTCTGCAATCGTAGAAGGAGGAGAGCTCCTGTGGAGCTACAAGGGGTTCAATGCCCTTGAATCCTACGTTATGTCACGCTACCAGATGTACTGGGCCGTTTACTTCCACAAAGTGAACATTGCCGCCCAGGTGCTCCTTGAGAAGATTGTGAAGCGTATGAGGGAGCTTCTTCTCGCAGGGGAGAAGCTCTGCTGCGACCCGCAACTTGCACGAACACTAAGAGAGGGGGACACCGAGAACCTGCTCAGGCTCACAGACGGAAACGTTGTAGTTTCCATCTACAACTGCCAAAACTCCAAAGACCCCATACTCTCAGACCTCTCAAAACGGTTCATAAAGCGGGAGCTGTTCAAAACGGTTGAAGTTAAGCCCAGCCGGCTCATAGAGCTCAGGGAAGCGGTTGAAAGGGCGGGCTACAACCCCGAATACTACTTTGAAGTTGTAGAGCCCTCCAAAGTGGCCTACTCCTACTACTCGCCGGAAAGCGAGCAGCTCATAAAGGTGAAGCTCGAAGAGGGCGTTGCCGAACTCTCTACAGTCGCTCCTACAGACGCCGTTAAAGCCCTCTCAAGGAAGGTCTCAAAAACCTACGCCGTTATCCCAAAGGAGCTTCACCCCCACAGTAACGCTCAACCACCCTCTCTACAATCTTAG
- a CDS encoding Fur family transcriptional regulator, with protein MLAEKKVEEFKKKARAMGLKVTPQRVAVYREIVSRNDHPSAEELYERLKDRLEGISLTTVYRTLASLENAGLVKRVPTLKDKVRYDARVEPHSHFICEKCGRIFDLDLLPQVEPNAVKEIGRVNSCSLICYGICRECEGGEV; from the coding sequence GTGCTTGCCGAAAAGAAAGTTGAAGAGTTTAAAAAGAAGGCCCGGGCCATGGGCCTTAAAGTTACACCTCAAAGGGTTGCCGTTTACAGGGAGATAGTCTCCCGGAACGACCACCCGAGCGCAGAAGAGCTCTACGAAAGGCTTAAAGACCGGTTAGAGGGGATATCCTTAACAACCGTATACAGAACCCTTGCAAGCCTTGAAAACGCCGGGCTCGTTAAAAGGGTTCCGACCCTAAAGGATAAAGTCCGCTACGACGCCCGGGTTGAACCCCACAGCCACTTCATATGCGAAAAGTGTGGAAGGATTTTCGACCTCGACCTCCTGCCCCAGGTGGAGCCCAACGCGGTGAAGGAGATAGGAAGGGTAAACAGCTGCTCCCTCATCTGCTACGGAATCTGTAGAGAGTGTGAAGGTGGAGAGGTATAA
- the fmt gene encoding methionyl-tRNA formyltransferase: protein MGTPDFAVPSLKALVESGFQVPLVITQPDKPAGRGKKLKPPPVKTVAEKLGIEVLQPERIKENAELKEKLRAIKPDLIVVAAYGKILPRWLLDLPRFGTVNVHASLLPEYRGASPIQAALLDGKEETGVTIMKVIPELDAGPIIAQEKVKIEPEDNAQTLHDKLSELGAKLLVETLPRYVKGELKPVEQDDSKATYCKQITKEMGKIDWKESARKIFNAVRAFTPWPSAYTFYKGKRVKITSAEPVEGSGRPGEVIKADRELVVACGKGALKIKRLRPEGKKEISGEEFIRGYRVKEGDLFGES, encoded by the coding sequence ATGGGAACGCCGGACTTTGCAGTGCCCTCGCTTAAAGCACTTGTAGAAAGCGGATTTCAAGTTCCCCTCGTTATAACCCAGCCCGACAAACCCGCAGGCAGGGGCAAAAAGCTCAAGCCCCCTCCGGTGAAAACGGTAGCCGAGAAGCTCGGTATAGAGGTACTCCAGCCCGAGAGAATAAAAGAGAACGCCGAACTGAAAGAAAAACTCCGGGCTATAAAGCCCGACCTCATAGTGGTTGCAGCCTACGGCAAAATTCTGCCCCGGTGGCTACTCGACCTTCCGCGGTTCGGAACGGTAAACGTTCACGCCTCCCTGCTTCCAGAGTACAGGGGAGCCTCCCCCATTCAGGCCGCCCTCCTCGACGGCAAGGAGGAGACCGGCGTAACGATAATGAAGGTGATACCCGAGCTCGACGCAGGCCCCATAATCGCCCAGGAGAAGGTGAAAATAGAGCCCGAAGACAACGCCCAAACCCTCCACGACAAGCTCTCGGAGCTGGGGGCCAAACTGCTGGTAGAAACCCTACCCCGCTACGTAAAGGGGGAGCTAAAGCCCGTTGAGCAAGACGATTCAAAAGCTACCTACTGCAAGCAGATAACCAAAGAGATGGGAAAGATAGACTGGAAGGAGAGCGCCCGTAAGATATTCAACGCGGTAAGGGCCTTTACGCCGTGGCCCTCTGCCTACACCTTCTACAAGGGCAAGAGGGTAAAAATCACCTCGGCAGAGCCGGTTGAGGGGAGCGGCAGACCCGGAGAGGTGATTAAGGCCGACAGAGAGCTGGTAGTTGCCTGCGGAAAGGGAGCACTCAAAATCAAGCGCCTTAGGCCCGAAGGCAAAAAGGAGATATCCGGAGAGGAGTTCATAAGGGGCTACAGAGTGAAGGAAGGGGACCTGTTCGGTGAGAGTTAA
- a CDS encoding L-threonylcarbamoyladenylate synthase, with product MKIKWSREELPTIASLINAGAVGCLPTDTLYGLVGSALNGNAVSRVYRIKGRDPNKPLIVLFKSPEQLGELGVKVPKALEKGIKALYPAPVTLVLPLSESSPFRSIFKRDDLAVRVPNSPLLLELLELTGPLFAPSANPQGLKPAENCRECLKYFKNAVDFCAEGRAGNVASTIVKVLPEGELKLLREGAVEFEKVKEVLLGKEKA from the coding sequence ATGAAGATTAAGTGGAGCAGGGAGGAGCTTCCCACCATCGCCTCACTCATAAACGCCGGAGCCGTAGGGTGTCTGCCCACAGACACCCTCTACGGCCTTGTGGGCAGTGCCCTTAACGGGAATGCCGTTTCAAGGGTTTACAGAATAAAGGGCAGAGACCCAAACAAACCGCTGATTGTTCTCTTTAAAAGCCCCGAGCAGCTGGGAGAGCTCGGCGTTAAAGTTCCGAAGGCCTTAGAGAAGGGCATTAAAGCCCTCTACCCGGCTCCGGTAACGCTGGTTCTACCCCTGTCGGAGAGCTCCCCCTTCAGGAGCATCTTTAAAAGGGATGACTTGGCAGTAAGAGTCCCGAACAGCCCCCTGTTACTGGAGCTTTTAGAGCTCACAGGGCCCCTCTTTGCCCCCAGCGCAAACCCCCAAGGACTTAAACCGGCAGAGAACTGCCGAGAGTGCCTAAAGTACTTTAAAAACGCCGTAGACTTCTGCGCAGAGGGGAGGGCGGGAAACGTTGCCTCAACAATCGTAAAGGTGCTTCCCGAAGGGGAGCTGAAGCTCTTAAGGGAAGGAGCCGTAGAGTTTGAAAAGGTAAAGGAGGTTCTCCTTGGAAAAGAAAAAGCTTAA
- a CDS encoding damage-control phosphatase ARMT1 family protein, with amino-acid sequence MKVYPLCLPCYLNQIRKVAEVAGLPADKTIEIQREAAKFIWKELQPHKSPGHNATFIHRIFKKRSGVEDPYRELKEKYNTLALRLEPKLKKELYEKAENRLAAAIKLAALGNVIDFGVPSSFDLMKEIENFFKTPFAYFDEAILERFLIPGKTVLYVADNAGEIVFDKFLMRELKERGLKVVLAVRGAPILNDATVDDALKTGAAEIADELITTGSDYIGVDFEFASEEFKEHWRNAFFVISKGQANFETLDGVTDKDIFFILKAKCEPVAKELACNLGELVFLYNKHLLEIKEADED; translated from the coding sequence ATGAAAGTTTACCCCTTGTGCCTCCCCTGCTACCTGAACCAGATAAGAAAAGTTGCCGAGGTTGCGGGCCTTCCCGCCGACAAAACCATAGAGATTCAAAGAGAGGCCGCAAAGTTCATATGGAAGGAGCTTCAACCCCACAAATCCCCCGGCCACAACGCAACCTTCATCCACAGGATATTCAAAAAGCGCAGCGGGGTCGAAGACCCCTACAGGGAGCTGAAGGAGAAGTACAACACCCTCGCCCTCAGGCTGGAGCCAAAACTGAAGAAGGAGCTCTACGAGAAGGCCGAAAACCGCCTTGCAGCTGCAATAAAACTGGCGGCTCTGGGGAACGTCATCGATTTCGGCGTTCCCAGCTCCTTCGACCTAATGAAGGAAATCGAGAACTTCTTCAAAACACCATTTGCCTACTTCGACGAGGCGATACTTGAGAGGTTCCTGATTCCGGGCAAAACCGTCCTTTACGTGGCCGACAACGCAGGAGAGATAGTGTTCGACAAGTTCCTCATGAGGGAGCTCAAAGAGAGAGGCTTGAAAGTTGTCCTTGCCGTAAGGGGTGCTCCCATACTCAACGATGCAACGGTAGACGACGCCCTCAAAACCGGGGCCGCCGAGATAGCCGACGAGCTCATAACAACGGGCTCAGACTACATCGGCGTAGACTTTGAGTTCGCCTCCGAAGAGTTTAAAGAGCACTGGAGAAACGCCTTCTTCGTAATCTCCAAGGGCCAGGCAAACTTCGAGACCTTAGACGGAGTTACAGACAAAGATATCTTCTTCATACTGAAGGCAAAGTGCGAGCCGGTTGCCAAGGAGCTCGCCTGCAACTTAGGGGAGCTCGTCTTCCTCTACAACAAACACCTCCTTGAGATAAAAGAGGCCGATGAAGATTAA
- the purE gene encoding 5-(carboxyamino)imidazole ribonucleotide mutase produces the protein MKKVAVVMGSKSDLPVMESCTKTLEEFGIPYDVKVLSAHRTIDEVLAFCERAEEEYDVIIAAAGYAAHLGGVIAAKTVLPVIGVPLDASPLKGIDSLLSIVQMPGGIPVATVTIGKAGAKNAAVLAAEIMAIKYPELKEKLKEYREKMKKKVLEG, from the coding sequence GTGAAGAAAGTTGCTGTTGTAATGGGAAGCAAGTCGGACCTACCGGTGATGGAGAGCTGCACAAAGACGCTGGAGGAGTTCGGAATTCCCTACGACGTTAAGGTCCTCTCCGCCCACCGGACCATAGACGAAGTGCTCGCCTTCTGCGAAAGGGCGGAAGAGGAGTACGACGTAATAATAGCGGCCGCCGGTTACGCCGCCCACTTAGGAGGAGTGATTGCAGCAAAAACCGTCCTCCCGGTTATTGGAGTTCCCCTCGACGCATCTCCCTTAAAAGGAATAGACTCCCTGCTCTCCATAGTTCAGATGCCCGGAGGTATACCGGTTGCAACGGTAACCATAGGAAAGGCGGGTGCCAAAAACGCGGCCGTTCTGGCAGCGGAGATAATGGCGATTAAGTACCCGGAGCTGAAAGAGAAGCTCAAAGAGTACAGAGAGAAGATGAAGAAGAAGGTATTAGAGGGATAA
- the efp gene encoding elongation factor P, translating into MASIDVNQIAKGMKLEIEGAPYEIIDYQHVKPGKGQAFARIKLKNLKTGNVVEKTYKVGEKLQLADFEEREMEYIYNDGEFYYFMDTKTYEQVAVPSVALGEKAKFLKENTPVVVQFYKGEAISVKLPKSIVLEVVDTEPGFKGDTVSNVTKPATLETGAVIQVPMFINVGDMVRVNPETGEYIERVNVK; encoded by the coding sequence GTGGCTTCCATAGACGTAAACCAGATAGCAAAAGGTATGAAGCTGGAGATAGAGGGCGCTCCTTACGAGATTATAGATTACCAGCACGTAAAACCCGGTAAGGGGCAAGCCTTTGCGAGGATTAAGCTTAAGAACCTGAAAACCGGAAACGTTGTTGAGAAGACCTACAAAGTGGGCGAGAAGCTCCAGCTTGCCGACTTTGAAGAGCGGGAGATGGAGTACATTTACAACGACGGTGAGTTCTACTACTTTATGGACACCAAAACTTACGAGCAGGTTGCCGTCCCCTCCGTTGCCCTCGGCGAGAAGGCAAAGTTCCTGAAGGAGAACACCCCCGTTGTTGTTCAGTTCTACAAGGGAGAGGCGATTTCCGTTAAGCTTCCCAAGAGTATCGTTCTGGAAGTTGTAGATACCGAGCCCGGATTCAAGGGAGATACGGTGAGCAACGTTACGAAGCCGGCAACCCTTGAAACCGGTGCCGTTATTCAGGTTCCGATGTTTATAAACGTCGGCGATATGGTCAGGGTGAACCCTGAAACCGGAGAGTACATAGAGCGGGTTAACGTTAAGTAA
- the accB gene encoding acetyl-CoA carboxylase biotin carboxyl carrier protein, with product MLEKLEKLLKSLENSSVEELELETEGLKVRVKFSRGASAAPALPAPEAQQPQEAAGSGGSEPPVEEAKEASYYVVESPMVGTFYRAPAPGAEPFVKEGDYVEKGQTLCIIEALKVMNEIESEVSGIVRKILVENGQPVEYGQPLFYIEPK from the coding sequence TTGCTTGAGAAGCTGGAGAAGCTCTTAAAGTCCCTTGAGAATAGTTCTGTTGAAGAGCTTGAGCTCGAAACGGAAGGGTTAAAGGTTAGGGTGAAGTTCAGCAGGGGAGCTTCCGCCGCCCCTGCTTTGCCTGCACCTGAGGCTCAGCAGCCGCAAGAGGCTGCAGGGTCGGGTGGCTCCGAGCCTCCTGTTGAGGAGGCAAAGGAGGCCAGCTACTACGTTGTAGAGTCTCCTATGGTGGGAACCTTTTACAGGGCGCCTGCTCCCGGTGCAGAGCCCTTCGTGAAGGAAGGGGACTACGTAGAGAAGGGGCAGACCCTCTGTATCATAGAGGCCCTTAAAGTTATGAACGAGATAGAGTCTGAAGTTTCCGGAATAGTCAGGAAGATTCTCGTAGAGAACGGTCAGCCGGTTGAGTACGGCCAGCCGCTCTTTTATATAGAGCCTAAGTAG